One Fuerstiella marisgermanici DNA window includes the following coding sequences:
- a CDS encoding leucine-rich repeat domain-containing protein, with product MSANTRPVIYGLLTILAGTVAWNLDLFPAFGGSAIRIASIMGDTFKAQHEANNNGEVIRFSVHSAAFGDDECKQLLALTGLRSLDLSGTTITDKGLETLAKLPHLEALRLDDMRLTSTGLKALSQCESLRELTLAGSEFGEVTVDGIGGIQMVETLDLSDCGVTDASAVGLANLNRLQRLYLGRTQITGKGLQQLAAMPDLTLLNLASLDLGEGRASAHFGQFRLARQVSIG from the coding sequence GTGAGCGCCAATACAAGACCCGTCATCTATGGACTGCTGACAATACTTGCGGGCACCGTCGCATGGAACCTCGACCTGTTCCCTGCGTTCGGTGGCTCAGCGATACGTATCGCCAGCATCATGGGCGATACGTTTAAGGCACAGCACGAAGCGAACAATAATGGTGAAGTCATTCGTTTCAGCGTTCATTCCGCTGCCTTTGGGGATGACGAATGCAAACAGCTATTGGCGTTAACGGGCCTTCGAAGTCTCGATCTTTCAGGCACCACCATCACCGACAAGGGGCTCGAAACGCTGGCGAAGCTCCCCCACCTTGAAGCTCTGCGACTGGATGACATGCGTCTTACCAGCACAGGCTTGAAAGCACTGTCGCAATGCGAGTCGCTTCGTGAACTGACTCTGGCTGGAAGTGAATTCGGCGAAGTCACGGTCGATGGAATCGGTGGCATCCAAATGGTGGAGACGCTTGACCTGTCTGACTGCGGGGTAACGGACGCATCGGCGGTTGGCCTTGCAAATCTAAATCGACTTCAGCGGCTGTACCTCGGCCGTACACAGATCACGGGGAAAGGCTTACAGCAATTGGCCGCGATGCCGGATTTGACGCTCTTGAATCTTGCCAGTCTGGACCTGGGAGAAGGCAGGGCCAGCGCGCACTTTGGGCAATTTAGGCTGGCGCGACAAGTGAGTATTGGTTAA
- a CDS encoding HTTM domain-containing protein, giving the protein MASKTLTTMQRAKTFERHLNRPVDGLFLAVFRIVLGVTFCVQFGKYLSEEWVEYFYVQPNFFFKYYGFDWVKPLPGHWMRTHFQMMWIVSALVAAGLFYRISSLLLALGYTYIFLLDKAQYQNHYYLLVLTSWLMVFLPANRLWSLDCVLFRRKSRTIPLWTLWLLRFQVGLPYFFGGVAKLNSDWMHGQPMRMKLASSTWYPIIGPAFTQEWCVQIFVWGGLLLDLLIVPLLLFKRSRTLAYCAVLGFHLMNATLFQIGVFPWFMIFATTIYFAPDGMRLGMSPGTTCQPTKMANVGGPGTQPSGIVRNRLLLATMGLYVVCQIALPWRHLLYEGNVSWTEEGHYYSWHMKLRDKKTVCMFRWRNPETDEAGTINVLDYISRQQARFSSCDPRMMVQLAHFLRDELNSQGAGDCEIFALNLASLNGRKPQPIVNPTLNLAGVPLNFTLPRTVYTKLSEPLRPFDTWKRPPNEWPVCVEFPNREFWFGTSTPQDKQSTGASQPMSRLSASIRH; this is encoded by the coding sequence ATGGCTTCCAAAACGCTGACCACAATGCAGCGAGCTAAAACCTTCGAACGGCACCTCAATCGACCGGTGGACGGCTTGTTTCTTGCCGTCTTCCGGATCGTGTTGGGAGTCACATTCTGCGTTCAGTTCGGCAAGTACCTGTCGGAAGAATGGGTGGAGTACTTCTATGTCCAACCGAACTTCTTCTTCAAATACTACGGGTTCGACTGGGTGAAGCCGCTTCCGGGTCACTGGATGCGGACTCACTTTCAAATGATGTGGATCGTCTCTGCACTGGTAGCAGCAGGCCTGTTCTACCGCATTAGCAGTTTGCTGCTGGCTCTTGGTTACACATACATCTTCCTGCTGGATAAGGCTCAGTATCAAAACCACTATTACCTGTTAGTGCTGACTTCGTGGTTGATGGTATTTCTCCCCGCGAACAGGTTGTGGTCGCTGGATTGCGTGTTGTTTCGGCGTAAGTCGAGAACCATACCGCTATGGACTCTGTGGCTGCTGCGATTTCAGGTTGGGTTGCCCTACTTCTTTGGCGGGGTTGCCAAACTTAATTCGGACTGGATGCACGGCCAACCAATGCGAATGAAGCTCGCCAGTTCGACGTGGTATCCGATCATTGGTCCCGCATTTACTCAGGAATGGTGTGTTCAGATTTTCGTTTGGGGCGGATTGCTGCTTGACCTGTTGATTGTTCCGTTGCTGCTATTCAAGCGAAGCAGAACGCTGGCCTATTGCGCAGTTCTGGGCTTTCACCTGATGAACGCGACGCTGTTTCAGATCGGCGTCTTTCCGTGGTTCATGATCTTCGCGACAACGATCTACTTTGCCCCCGATGGAATGCGGCTCGGCATGTCTCCCGGAACAACTTGTCAACCAACGAAGATGGCCAACGTTGGCGGACCAGGCACTCAACCTTCTGGCATTGTTCGAAATCGCCTGTTGCTGGCGACAATGGGGCTGTACGTTGTATGTCAAATTGCATTGCCATGGCGACACCTACTTTATGAAGGCAACGTCAGCTGGACCGAAGAAGGTCACTACTATTCGTGGCACATGAAGTTGCGCGACAAAAAGACCGTGTGTATGTTCCGCTGGCGTAATCCCGAAACCGATGAAGCCGGCACAATCAATGTACTGGACTACATTAGCCGTCAGCAGGCGAGATTCTCGAGCTGTGATCCCCGCATGATGGTGCAGTTGGCACATTTCCTAAGAGACGAGCTGAACAGCCAAGGTGCCGGGGATTGCGAAATTTTCGCTCTGAATCTGGCATCTTTGAACGGGCGCAAACCGCAGCCCATCGTCAATCCGACGCTAAATCTGGCGGGTGTTCCTCTAAATTTCACATTACCTCGTACTGTGTACACAAAGCTGTCTGAACCACTACGGCCATTCGATACGTGGAAGCGCCCGCCGAACGAATGGCCGGTTTGTGTTGAGTTCCCAAACCGGGAATTCTGGTTTGGAACATCAACGCCGCAGGACAAGCAAAGCACGGGGGCCAGCCAACCGATGAGCAGACTGAGTGCGAGCATTCGACACTGA
- a CDS encoding DUF1559 domain-containing protein: MRHRPNKWKSSERGFTIIELLVVIAIIAILISLLLPAVQQAREAARRTQCKNNLKQLGIALHNYHDIHGMFPTGLSGSPDDNFGCDDDGYAWGVMILPQLEQTNLYQTLPITANWVGPHTGTTETGMGFIGGSANYCAIRGHYAANGTIIPGSETVIKAFRCPSSALPDRIPPVYSQGKAEHNYASSNPHAVGMAVSDYKYCGGFGDRGFGAKPRDLFYSGRAFNTRIRDITDGTSNTIAVGESAYPGISGNELPTWMGGVNSDENVLFKTQWPSTINAGTTPNDFSAAIDDDCPFSWHTGGAQFLFADGSVTFLSENLDTGYKTEPTTWVADGIFEALGTIDDGLPISGDAF, encoded by the coding sequence ATGAGACACAGACCAAACAAATGGAAGTCGTCGGAACGCGGCTTCACCATTATTGAATTGCTGGTTGTGATTGCGATCATTGCGATCCTGATTTCATTGCTGCTGCCAGCCGTGCAACAGGCACGTGAGGCGGCCCGAAGAACGCAATGCAAGAACAACCTGAAGCAGCTGGGAATTGCACTACACAACTACCACGACATTCACGGAATGTTCCCCACAGGACTATCGGGTTCACCAGATGACAATTTCGGCTGCGACGATGATGGCTATGCGTGGGGCGTCATGATTCTGCCTCAACTTGAACAGACCAACCTGTATCAGACTCTGCCTATCACTGCCAATTGGGTTGGCCCACACACCGGCACCACTGAAACCGGCATGGGCTTTATCGGTGGATCGGCCAACTATTGTGCAATTCGAGGCCACTATGCGGCGAATGGCACAATTATTCCTGGCTCAGAAACGGTGATCAAAGCGTTTCGCTGTCCGTCGTCCGCGCTGCCCGACCGTATTCCGCCGGTGTATTCACAGGGAAAAGCCGAACACAACTACGCATCCAGCAATCCTCATGCGGTCGGAATGGCCGTGAGCGATTACAAGTACTGCGGTGGGTTTGGGGACCGCGGGTTTGGTGCCAAGCCTCGCGATCTGTTCTATTCCGGACGAGCGTTCAACACAAGAATTCGCGACATTACGGACGGAACCAGCAATACGATCGCGGTTGGTGAATCAGCATATCCGGGGATCAGTGGAAACGAACTGCCAACCTGGATGGGCGGCGTCAACAGCGATGAGAACGTATTGTTTAAAACACAGTGGCCATCAACCATCAACGCTGGAACCACCCCCAACGACTTTTCGGCGGCAATCGACGATGACTGCCCGTTTAGCTGGCACACAGGCGGAGCTCAGTTTTTGTTTGCCGACGGCTCTGTGACCTTCCTGAGTGAAAACCTGGATACTGGTTACAAGACCGAGCCCACAACATGGGTTGCCGATGGAATCTTCGAAGCTCTGGGCACTATCGACGACGGCCTTCCCATCAGCGGCGATGCATTCTGA
- a CDS encoding ISAs1 family transposase, which produces MSTVELAVTQELTGNIVHYFDQLKDPRSNINRLHLLGDVIVIAICGVLANADGPSAIAEWARLNADGLQKHLALPHGIPKKDTYRRVLSLLKPNDFQACFVQWIESLEGLSDEQKEGYRKQIAIDGKALRRSHDKKNGLGALFIVSAWASDQGISLGQVATEEKSNEITAIPKLLNEINIDEAIITIDAAGCQKNIAQQIVSGNADYVLALKGNQPKLYEVVQKFFLDHLEDDFARCPVSRYEETEKGHGRQEQRIYYQATVPVDFDVGHKWAGLKTIGTAIRMYEQDGIHHSDVRYYISSLRRKGELFATTVRGHWAIENTLHWSLDMTYREDESRVRNRIFANNLSWLRRLTLSLIKKHPGKQSNVMKRRMAGWNIDYLMQILTGKTT; this is translated from the coding sequence ATGTCGACAGTTGAACTGGCGGTCACCCAGGAGCTGACAGGAAACATTGTTCATTACTTTGATCAATTGAAAGACCCGCGTTCCAACATCAATCGTCTGCATCTGCTTGGTGATGTGATTGTGATCGCCATTTGCGGAGTGCTGGCCAACGCCGACGGCCCCAGTGCGATTGCGGAATGGGCGCGACTGAATGCCGATGGCCTGCAGAAACACCTGGCACTTCCGCATGGCATTCCGAAAAAAGATACGTACCGGCGCGTCCTTTCTCTCCTGAAGCCGAACGACTTTCAAGCGTGCTTCGTGCAATGGATTGAATCGCTGGAAGGACTTTCCGACGAACAGAAAGAAGGCTACAGAAAACAGATTGCGATTGATGGCAAAGCACTCCGTCGATCACATGACAAAAAGAATGGGCTGGGTGCGTTGTTCATCGTGAGTGCGTGGGCTTCTGATCAGGGGATTTCTCTGGGACAGGTGGCGACGGAAGAGAAGTCGAACGAGATCACCGCGATCCCGAAATTACTGAACGAAATCAATATCGATGAGGCGATCATTACGATTGACGCAGCGGGTTGTCAAAAAAACATTGCGCAGCAGATCGTGTCTGGCAATGCAGACTATGTGTTAGCCCTGAAAGGCAACCAACCGAAACTCTATGAGGTCGTGCAGAAGTTTTTTCTCGATCACCTGGAGGATGACTTCGCTCGCTGTCCCGTCAGTCGCTATGAAGAAACAGAGAAGGGACACGGTCGGCAGGAACAGAGAATCTACTATCAGGCGACCGTGCCTGTCGATTTTGACGTGGGCCACAAATGGGCCGGACTCAAGACCATCGGAACGGCGATCCGAATGTACGAGCAGGACGGCATTCATCATTCTGACGTTCGCTACTACATCAGCAGTCTGCGTCGCAAAGGCGAGCTGTTCGCAACAACGGTTCGTGGTCACTGGGCCATAGAAAACACGCTGCACTGGAGTCTCGACATGACCTACCGCGAGGATGAGAGTCGAGTCCGAAACCGAATCTTCGCGAACAATTTGTCATGGCTCAGACGACTCACACTCAGCCTCATCAAGAAACATCCTGGCAAACAAAGCAACGTCATGAAAAGAAGAATGGCCGGATGGAACATTGACTATTTGATGCAAATCCTTACCGGCAAAACAACTTAG
- a CDS encoding PEP-CTERM sorting domain-containing protein (PEP-CTERM proteins occur, often in large numbers, in the proteomes of bacteria that also encode an exosortase, a predicted intramembrane cysteine proteinase. The presence of a PEP-CTERM domain at a protein's C-terminus predicts cleavage within the sorting domain, followed by covalent anchoring to some some component of the (usually Gram-negative) cell surface. Many PEP-CTERM proteins exhibit an unusual sequence composition that includes large numbers of potential glycosylation sites. Expression of one such protein has been shown restore the ability of a bacterium to form floc, a type of biofilm.): protein MRCSLLIALLLTPGVARNSYADVVFSQDFGGTLGAMETISGFGTGQFQLSGGTLNQGAGFGNNMYTYYEVSDIDLTGFSSASLTFAFTAQNLDGIDVGFNALASLTPLDPFNNNSKPTPGVAVNLLEPDGPSAMQYIDGPPQPRLEIGIRNYGGNAATSSLASFDLTQFAGNSGLNIRLQFGTNNSFTPGTGMVIDNLSIEGTAVPEPSSYAALSLIAIAFFGCRRRFQARN, encoded by the coding sequence ATGCGTTGCTCGCTATTGATTGCACTCTTGCTCACGCCTGGCGTTGCCAGGAATTCATACGCGGATGTCGTGTTCAGCCAGGACTTCGGAGGTACCCTGGGCGCTATGGAAACGATTAGCGGGTTCGGTACCGGCCAGTTTCAGCTGTCAGGGGGCACTTTGAATCAAGGGGCTGGGTTCGGAAACAACATGTACACCTACTACGAAGTTAGCGACATAGATTTGACCGGATTTAGTTCGGCGTCGCTTACATTCGCATTCACCGCTCAGAATCTGGACGGGATTGATGTAGGTTTTAATGCACTAGCCAGTTTGACCCCGTTGGACCCATTTAACAACAACTCTAAGCCAACGCCTGGCGTTGCGGTGAATTTGTTGGAACCCGATGGACCATCGGCGATGCAATACATTGATGGCCCACCGCAGCCTCGCCTCGAGATCGGAATTCGAAATTACGGTGGCAACGCGGCGACGTCTAGTCTAGCAAGCTTTGACCTTACTCAATTTGCAGGTAACTCCGGTCTGAATATTCGCCTGCAATTCGGCACCAACAACAGCTTTACCCCCGGTACTGGCATGGTGATCGACAACCTGTCGATAGAAGGCACAGCAGTACCCGAACCCTCAAGTTACGCCGCACTTAGCTTGATCGCCATCGCGTTTTTCGGCTGTCGTCGAAGGTTCCAGGCCAGAAATTGA
- a CDS encoding PhoX family protein, translating to MPQQSDISRRDFLQNGSLAVGSSAIAGAFSSLLSRTARGEQKRTQVGYGTLRPVADQATGLELLKLPEGFTYKSYGWTGDALSDGQATPGAHDGMAVIAADDDGILTLCRNHELKSDGKPFAKSEIVFDQSAGGGCTNLRFDPDKGTWESATPSLSGTVKNCAGGATPWGTWLTCEEAVAGPQTEDDGRVYNYEEEHGWIFEVPETGNATAVPLKDMGCFVHEAVAVDPNTGIVYETEDRGTAGFYRFIPNRPGDLAAGGILEMLKVPGFSDLGRDVEAGREYDCEWVKIDEPHRGHSPNTKDELGVFLQGRAKGGTRFARLEGCWFGNGVVYFVSTSGGDVGAGQIWSYDPKAAKLSLVFESPDKQVLESPDNIAVSPRGGIVLCEDGDLIPQRLHGLTPDGQLFRFADNNVVLKSERNGFRGDFRGSEWAGATFSPDGKWLFANLQNPGMTFAITGPWEDRGL from the coding sequence ATGCCCCAGCAATCAGACATATCACGCCGTGACTTTCTTCAAAACGGCAGCCTCGCCGTCGGATCGTCCGCCATTGCGGGCGCGTTTTCGTCGCTGCTATCTCGCACTGCACGCGGCGAGCAAAAGCGAACCCAGGTTGGCTATGGAACTCTGCGACCTGTGGCGGATCAGGCGACCGGGCTCGAACTTCTAAAGTTGCCAGAAGGCTTTACATACAAGTCCTACGGCTGGACGGGTGACGCGCTATCAGACGGGCAGGCTACTCCGGGGGCTCACGACGGCATGGCCGTCATCGCCGCAGACGACGACGGCATTCTGACGTTGTGCCGCAACCACGAACTGAAGTCAGACGGCAAGCCCTTTGCGAAATCAGAAATTGTGTTTGATCAATCAGCCGGGGGCGGCTGCACGAACCTGAGATTTGACCCCGACAAAGGGACGTGGGAATCTGCCACGCCGAGCCTGAGCGGGACGGTCAAGAACTGTGCCGGTGGTGCGACACCGTGGGGGACATGGCTGACCTGCGAAGAAGCCGTTGCCGGGCCACAAACTGAAGACGATGGCCGGGTCTATAATTATGAAGAAGAGCATGGATGGATTTTTGAGGTTCCGGAAACAGGCAATGCGACCGCTGTTCCACTGAAAGACATGGGTTGCTTTGTTCACGAAGCCGTCGCGGTCGACCCAAACACTGGTATTGTCTATGAAACGGAAGATCGTGGGACGGCGGGCTTCTACCGGTTCATCCCGAATCGTCCAGGAGATTTGGCAGCGGGGGGGATTCTGGAAATGCTGAAAGTGCCAGGCTTCTCAGACTTAGGCCGGGATGTGGAAGCAGGCCGGGAGTACGACTGCGAGTGGGTGAAAATTGACGAACCTCACCGTGGTCACAGTCCTAACACGAAAGATGAACTCGGCGTGTTCCTGCAGGGCCGTGCGAAAGGCGGAACTCGCTTTGCCCGATTGGAAGGCTGCTGGTTCGGCAACGGCGTGGTTTACTTCGTTTCCACCAGCGGCGGCGACGTTGGTGCCGGGCAGATCTGGAGCTACGATCCGAAGGCGGCAAAGCTGTCTCTGGTGTTTGAATCGCCCGACAAACAGGTGCTGGAAAGCCCCGACAATATCGCCGTCAGCCCGCGCGGAGGGATAGTGCTTTGCGAAGACGGCGACTTAATACCTCAGAGATTGCACGGCCTCACGCCAGACGGCCAGCTGTTTCGTTTCGCTGACAACAATGTCGTTTTGAAAAGCGAACGCAACGGGTTTAGGGGCGACTTTCGAGGCAGCGAATGGGCCGGGGCGACGTTCAGCCCGGACGGCAAGTGGCTGTTCGCAAATCTTCAAAACCCCGGAATGACGTTTGCCATCACCGGCCCGTGGGAAGATCGCGGGCTTTGA
- a CDS encoding HTTM domain-containing protein has product MADTIQQTETTGSLVTQWALAPTDGASLAVFRVVLGLTVAAYAVKALLLGEVRGIYVDAPHHFSYYGFSWVKPWPSGGMYLHFFALAMSGVLVAAGILYRVSSVLMAVLFTFVFLCDRTAYLNHMYLICLLSWMIVVVPAHAVWSMDRFGHTDKSPSTVPTWSVWLVRFHVALPYFFGGLAKLNSDWLHGQPMRMTLSQQEWFGAVGQHGNPEWIVQIFSFGGIFFDLAIVPALLLARVRAIAFVVAMAFHFTNAFVFPIGVFPWLMIAATSVFFASDWPRRAAARVGLRAAGIINTAPTETCLEADTATPSFRQNPGLSLLAAYVVFQCIVPLRHLALPGNVSWTERGHFFAWHMMLRGKRCGLRIYATDRETGMTTPVDLRHFVTAYQLPKVGRDPEHIRQLAHKIATTLDPANPKRFEIRALALVSLNGRMAELLVDPSVNLAAMPATWTHPKWILKSQQLLPKQHWNVPLLEWETALGLNVEELLNVQTLPKDKAAKVSVPPGQKHVRIQKPQGPSIEG; this is encoded by the coding sequence ATGGCCGATACGATCCAACAAACTGAAACGACTGGGAGTCTCGTGACTCAGTGGGCGCTTGCGCCGACCGACGGAGCTTCGCTGGCCGTGTTTCGCGTGGTGCTGGGACTTACCGTAGCCGCGTATGCTGTGAAGGCACTACTGCTGGGTGAAGTGCGTGGCATCTATGTCGATGCTCCTCACCACTTTTCCTACTACGGTTTTTCGTGGGTTAAACCGTGGCCCTCCGGCGGCATGTATCTGCATTTCTTCGCTCTGGCGATGTCCGGCGTGCTGGTTGCCGCTGGCATCCTGTATCGTGTCAGTTCAGTATTGATGGCCGTGCTGTTCACGTTCGTTTTTCTCTGCGACCGCACAGCCTACCTAAACCACATGTACCTAATCTGCCTGTTGAGCTGGATGATAGTCGTTGTTCCAGCACACGCCGTGTGGTCGATGGATCGCTTTGGCCACACAGACAAATCGCCGTCAACGGTCCCGACGTGGAGTGTGTGGCTGGTTCGGTTTCATGTGGCCCTGCCCTATTTCTTTGGCGGTCTCGCTAAGCTAAATTCCGACTGGCTACACGGCCAACCGATGAGAATGACGCTGTCTCAACAGGAATGGTTCGGGGCCGTCGGACAGCACGGGAACCCCGAATGGATCGTCCAGATATTCTCATTCGGCGGTATCTTCTTCGATCTTGCCATCGTCCCAGCTCTGCTACTTGCACGAGTGCGAGCAATCGCATTCGTCGTCGCTATGGCGTTCCATTTCACCAACGCGTTCGTCTTCCCTATCGGCGTCTTTCCGTGGCTGATGATCGCTGCCACGAGCGTCTTTTTCGCTTCTGATTGGCCGCGCAGAGCGGCTGCAAGAGTGGGTTTGAGGGCTGCCGGAATTATCAACACAGCACCAACTGAGACGTGTCTCGAAGCGGATACTGCAACACCATCGTTTCGGCAAAATCCAGGCCTGAGTCTGTTGGCGGCGTATGTCGTGTTTCAATGCATCGTACCACTGCGACATCTGGCATTGCCGGGGAACGTGAGCTGGACGGAACGGGGACACTTTTTCGCGTGGCACATGATGCTGCGTGGCAAGCGGTGCGGATTGAGAATTTACGCGACCGATCGCGAAACCGGCATGACTACCCCGGTTGATCTCAGACATTTTGTTACCGCGTATCAGCTACCTAAAGTGGGACGAGATCCGGAACACATTCGGCAGCTCGCGCACAAAATCGCCACGACTCTTGACCCAGCCAATCCCAAACGGTTTGAAATCAGAGCCCTTGCACTGGTGTCGCTAAATGGGCGGATGGCGGAACTTCTGGTAGATCCGTCCGTCAATCTTGCTGCGATGCCTGCGACATGGACGCATCCCAAATGGATTCTGAAATCACAGCAGCTTCTTCCCAAACAGCACTGGAACGTGCCACTGCTGGAATGGGAAACCGCGTTGGGGCTCAACGTTGAGGAATTGTTAAACGTGCAAACGTTACCCAAAGACAAGGCGGCGAAAGTTAGCGTGCCCCCAGGGCAAAAGCACGTGCGCATACAGAAGCCGCAGGGGCCTTCCATTGAAGGTTAA